Genomic DNA from Cucurbita pepo subsp. pepo cultivar mu-cu-16 chromosome LG13, ASM280686v2, whole genome shotgun sequence:
aaaatggttaatatttatttttaaaaatataattaaaattttaaaacattgaagaatattttaaaaaattataaacatttaagattttttttaaatggaagggtatttaatgaaactttttgggtattttttaaatatttttaaaataaaaataaaaggtaaaatttatgaatatttttattatttaagcgggttatttaattattaccaCAATGAAGGGGTCGAAATGGATGCTAGCATAAGATGTCCAAATAACGCCATTGGCAAATGAAGCTAAGGATAGAGTAAACGGCATATATTCCACGCTTTTTGTCTTAATCACCCGTTTCTGCATCACACGAGACAACCAcgtattttaaagttttaaaaattaagcttatatatatatatatatatattaaaggaaaaaagaagagggaaaTTATACTAACCATGACAGTCAATGGTGATGCATACATCATGATGTTAAAGACGAGACAAACGGAGCCAACAATGGTGGAGCGAAGAGTGTAGGTATGAGCGGTGGTGAGAACCAGGACGGTCAAGAGAGCCACAAAGATGATCTCAGCCAGCACCACTCCTAGCACTTGTAGCcgcttctttttttcattagtGTAAATCAAGAAGATGATTATGTACACAAGCTCGATCACGATACCGATGCCGTTGATCGTGATGACGAGCATACTATTTGGATGTACCATTGGTAACCCGTACAATGTCCACACTAGACAATTCATCAACGTTGCTAGATATGGCACTGGCGAGAACTGTCCCactgatttcttcttccatatttGGATAAACGTCGGCCTGTAAATACAATTGAATtgttaaaaaatcatataaatacaaaattagtgAGAAATAACTCATTTCAACACCGATCTTCgacatttatattaaataaaaatttattttaaaaataattaataatgaaaaaagtaATTCAGGATCGAGATCTCTTTTATCCTTTCAAACATGTAATTCTCGCTCACTTTTTCCTCAATTTCCTCATGTTTTTTCTAGGGAAAGTAGCATGCATAGGAAGAACAAACTTGAACAACCTTTTCCCCTCAACAAAAtaccattattttttaataattgtattaaaaaagatttccaaaatacaaaaggaagaagaaagaaacccTATATTCAAAACACACAAAATTTTGCCCGAAAATTTCTAGATCAAACCCACAAACGATAATCGATTTCTGGGTCAAATTCGAAAACAAAATTCTATTTCTGGGTCGAactcaaaaacaaaagtttGTATCTGGGTTAAATCCGAAAACGAGAATTTGTATATGGGTCTAACTAAAAAACGAGAATTTGTATCTGGGTCAAACCCAAAAACGAGACTTTGTTTCTCGGTCAAACTCAAAAACGAAAATTTGATCTGGGTCGAACCCAAAACAAGAATTTGTATTTAGGTTGAGCCAAAAAACGAAGATTTGTATCTGGGTCAAACTCAAAAACAAAGATTTGATCTgggttgaactaaaaaaagaagatttgtATCTGGGTCGAACTCAAAAACAAAGATTTGATTTGGGTCGAACTCAAAAACGAAAATTTGATCTGGGTCAAACCCAAAAACGAGAATTTGTTTCTAGGTCAAACTCAAAAACGAGAATTAGTATCTGGGTCGAAcccaaaaacaagaacttgTATCTGGGTTGAACCAAAAAACGAAGATTTGTATCTTGGTCAAACCCAAAACCAAAAATTCAATCTAAACGGAACTCAAAAACAAGAATTGGAGATAGGTAGGTAGCTAGTAATGAAGCAAATACTTAcacaggagagagaaacaagaagaaagagatgacATTTCCTGcaagaaaacacaaacaaaatgaaaagaaattagaatgaagaacagaaagaaCACACAAATGAGTAAGAAACCACAAGAGTTCacgaagaaaacaagaaaaagaagacccACCACAGACTCCAAGCGCCGTACGAACAGCATCAGGAGAAACCATGGcgaaagaacaagagaaacaacaaaagaaacaaagaacagaaAGCCAAAGAGACAAGAAGAGGGCTTTGGATAATGTTTGCAAGTGAGAGCGTGTGAGAGACTGCAAACAATGGAGTCTCTATATATAGAAGAAGGGACTCAAAGTGAGTTGTATGAAGAAGGGTTGGTCACGTGCAACTCATGTACTGCTCACTCCATTTTCTACCCAACAAATGGAAATAGACCATAAGGGACCCAATG
This window encodes:
- the LOC111808638 gene encoding bidirectional sugar transporter SWEET4-like, whose protein sequence is MVSPDAVRTALGVCGNVISFFLFLSPVPTFIQIWKKKSVGQFSPVPYLATLMNCLVWTLYGLPMVHPNSMLVITINGIGIVIELVYIIIFLIYTNEKKKRLQVLGVVLAEIIFVALLTVLVLTTAHTYTLRSTIVGSVCLVFNIMMYASPLTVMKRVIKTKSVEYMPFTLSLASFANGVIWTSYASIHFDPFIVVPNGLGTLSAVLQLVLYAAFYKSTQRQIADRKAQIGLSEIVVNGGSLSNKATSGGDPTTPVSQTTPPHKK